One genomic region from Paramicrobacterium agarici encodes:
- the hrpA gene encoding ATP-dependent RNA helicase HrpA — MSFSVSYPPELPVSQKRDDIATAIRDNQVVIVAGATGSGKTTQLPKICLELGRESIGHTQPRRLAARTIAERIADELGSELGATVGYQVRFTDRVSKDTRIKLMTDGILLNEIHRDRMLRAYDTIIIDEAHERSLNIDFLLGYLKQLLPKRPDLKVIITSATIDPESFSQHFDDAPIIEVSGRTFPVEIRYRPLVADDETESDDEDATHSSTDDRTIVDGIVDALDELSRESNGGVLVFLSGEAEIRDAADALRSRFANERGGVTEVLPLYGRLSSADQHKVFRPSELAGVKRRVVLATNVAETSLTVPGIRYVVDAGTARISRYSARSKVQRLPIEAISQASANQRSGRSGRTSPGIAIRLYSEEDFERRPEFTDPEILRTNLASVILQMVSLGLGDIQAFPFLQPPDPRGIKDGVDLLTELGALPPGHGARTTPKLTKVGRDLARLPIDPRFARMVVESKRWNTSREVLAIVAALTIQDPRERPLEKRQQADELHARFVDPTSDFLTLLGLWNYLEAKQRELSSSAFRRLCKRELLNYLRVREWQDVYRQLKRLAKPLGLTLAAPAVNPDGIHRSLLAGLLSHIGLKDAAASTSRKGTTSGRPPKKGDYIGARNTRFVIFPGSALAKKQPNAIMSAELVETSRLFARTNASIDPAWAEQIAGDLCKRSYSEPHWEKKQGAVVAYEKVTLFGVPIVPRRRMQYARVDVPLCRELFIRHALVDGEWDSPQSFDKANTRLRRELARVEERTRRRDILFDDEAVFEFYDARIPSDVVSTRSFEGWWRTARRDAPELLTMKPDDLLPQDVPAVDDEAFPPTWRQGDQTLKLTYRFEPGSERDGVTAAVPLALLPRLSPAGFDWQVPGFRHELVTALIKSLPKALRRNIVPASDWAAKLLAELPDAPPEPESTDADTLTASLAIAVKRLAYMPIEADDFDIDRVPGHLRMTFRVVDEKGREVAASKDLRRLQQRLSSRVRDSVARAASTRAPSRIERTGLTTWDVDELPRYVDTRQAAGVIRGYPALVDDGESVSIRIEASERDQRRAMPGGIRRLLLLATANPASYVQSHLTSAEKLTLAASPYPSTPQLMNDCLLACVDDVLLRMHPDGMVFTRAQFEAVRDRVSSSVMDAMFEVVSLTARILTAAREADKALKRVSSMALIPALTDAKQQREGLVFDGFVSRTGREHLQHLPRYLAAIKHRAEKLPDNPNRDRVWMTDVQTVTQRFEDAGGTIPLAPFAADKLVTARWLIEELRVSYFAQHLGTAQTVSPQRIQKVLTA; from the coding sequence ATGTCATTTTCGGTCTCGTATCCGCCTGAGCTTCCGGTCAGCCAGAAGCGCGACGACATCGCGACAGCGATCCGTGACAACCAGGTGGTCATCGTCGCGGGAGCGACCGGGTCAGGAAAGACGACGCAGCTGCCCAAGATCTGTCTCGAACTCGGCCGCGAGAGCATCGGGCACACGCAGCCGAGGCGTCTCGCGGCGCGAACGATCGCCGAGCGGATCGCCGACGAGCTGGGCAGCGAACTGGGGGCGACGGTCGGGTACCAAGTGCGCTTCACCGACCGCGTGTCGAAAGACACCCGCATCAAGCTCATGACCGACGGCATTCTTCTGAACGAGATTCACAGAGACCGGATGCTGCGTGCCTACGACACGATCATCATCGACGAAGCCCACGAGCGAAGTCTCAACATCGATTTCCTCCTCGGGTACCTCAAGCAGCTGCTGCCGAAGCGGCCAGACCTGAAAGTGATCATCACGTCGGCGACGATCGACCCCGAGAGCTTCTCGCAGCACTTCGACGACGCACCGATCATCGAAGTCTCCGGCCGCACGTTCCCCGTCGAGATTCGCTACCGCCCGCTCGTCGCCGACGACGAGACGGAGTCCGACGACGAAGACGCGACGCATTCCTCGACGGACGACCGCACGATCGTCGACGGCATCGTCGACGCTCTCGACGAGCTCTCCCGCGAGTCGAATGGAGGCGTTCTCGTCTTTCTCAGCGGAGAGGCGGAGATCCGAGACGCCGCCGACGCGCTGCGCAGCAGGTTTGCGAATGAGCGCGGCGGTGTCACGGAGGTTCTCCCCCTGTACGGGCGCCTGAGTTCGGCCGACCAGCACAAGGTCTTCCGGCCGTCTGAACTGGCGGGCGTGAAACGACGCGTCGTTCTGGCGACGAACGTGGCCGAGACCAGCCTCACGGTTCCGGGAATACGCTACGTCGTCGACGCGGGCACGGCGCGCATCTCGCGCTACAGCGCGCGATCGAAGGTGCAGCGTCTACCCATCGAAGCCATTTCGCAGGCATCGGCGAATCAGCGATCTGGGCGATCGGGCCGAACAAGCCCCGGCATCGCCATCCGCCTCTACTCCGAAGAAGATTTCGAGCGGCGGCCTGAATTCACCGACCCGGAGATCCTGCGCACGAATCTGGCATCGGTCATCCTTCAGATGGTGTCGCTCGGGCTCGGTGATATCCAGGCATTCCCGTTCCTGCAGCCACCCGATCCTCGAGGCATCAAAGACGGCGTCGACCTGCTCACTGAGCTCGGCGCGCTGCCGCCAGGCCACGGCGCGCGAACGACGCCGAAGCTCACCAAGGTCGGCCGCGATCTGGCGCGGCTTCCCATCGATCCCCGGTTCGCTCGCATGGTCGTGGAGTCGAAACGCTGGAACACGTCCCGCGAAGTGCTCGCGATCGTCGCGGCCCTGACCATTCAGGATCCGCGCGAGCGTCCCCTCGAGAAGCGGCAGCAGGCCGACGAGCTGCACGCGAGATTCGTCGATCCGACAAGCGACTTCCTCACGCTCCTCGGGCTCTGGAACTATCTCGAGGCGAAGCAGCGCGAGCTTTCGTCGAGTGCATTCCGCAGACTCTGCAAACGGGAGCTTCTCAACTACCTGCGCGTGCGCGAGTGGCAAGACGTGTATCGGCAGCTCAAGCGCCTCGCAAAGCCGCTCGGTCTCACCCTCGCCGCGCCCGCGGTGAATCCCGACGGCATCCATCGATCGCTGCTGGCCGGGCTGCTCTCGCACATCGGGCTCAAGGATGCTGCCGCAAGCACATCACGAAAAGGAACGACGTCTGGCCGGCCGCCGAAGAAGGGCGACTACATCGGCGCGCGCAACACCCGATTCGTCATCTTCCCCGGTTCGGCCCTCGCGAAGAAGCAGCCGAACGCGATCATGAGTGCGGAACTCGTCGAGACGAGCAGGCTCTTCGCGCGCACGAACGCGTCGATCGACCCCGCGTGGGCCGAGCAGATCGCGGGAGATCTGTGCAAACGCAGCTATTCCGAACCGCACTGGGAGAAGAAGCAGGGCGCTGTTGTCGCCTACGAGAAGGTGACGCTCTTCGGCGTACCGATCGTGCCCCGCAGGCGCATGCAGTACGCCCGCGTGGACGTGCCGCTGTGCCGAGAGCTCTTCATCAGGCACGCTCTCGTCGACGGAGAGTGGGATTCCCCGCAGTCGTTCGACAAGGCGAACACGCGTTTGCGTCGCGAACTGGCCCGCGTTGAAGAACGCACGCGCCGACGCGACATCCTGTTCGACGACGAAGCGGTCTTCGAGTTCTACGACGCGCGAATTCCCTCAGACGTCGTGTCGACGCGCTCCTTCGAGGGCTGGTGGCGCACTGCGCGTCGCGACGCTCCGGAGCTGCTCACGATGAAGCCCGACGACCTTCTTCCGCAAGATGTCCCCGCCGTCGACGACGAGGCCTTCCCTCCGACGTGGCGGCAGGGTGACCAGACCCTCAAGCTCACCTACCGGTTCGAGCCGGGCAGCGAGCGAGACGGTGTGACCGCTGCCGTTCCTCTCGCCCTGCTCCCCCGGTTGTCGCCGGCGGGCTTTGACTGGCAGGTTCCGGGATTCAGACACGAACTCGTGACGGCTCTCATCAAATCACTCCCGAAGGCACTGCGGCGCAATATCGTTCCGGCCTCCGACTGGGCGGCAAAGCTGCTGGCCGAGCTCCCCGATGCGCCGCCAGAGCCAGAATCGACGGATGCTGACACGCTCACTGCCTCGCTCGCGATCGCGGTGAAGCGCCTCGCCTACATGCCCATCGAGGCCGACGATTTCGACATCGACCGCGTACCGGGGCACCTGCGCATGACTTTTCGCGTTGTCGACGAGAAGGGGCGCGAAGTCGCGGCATCCAAGGATCTCCGACGGCTGCAGCAGCGGCTCAGCTCGCGCGTGCGAGACAGCGTCGCTCGGGCAGCATCGACGCGCGCTCCGAGCCGCATCGAGAGAACGGGGCTGACGACGTGGGACGTCGATGAGCTGCCGCGCTACGTCGACACCCGGCAGGCTGCCGGAGTCATCCGGGGATACCCGGCGCTTGTCGACGACGGCGAGAGCGTCTCGATTCGCATTGAAGCTTCTGAGCGCGACCAGCGCAGGGCGATGCCAGGCGGCATCCGGCGCCTGCTCCTGCTCGCCACCGCAAACCCTGCGTCGTATGTGCAGTCCCACCTGACATCCGCCGAGAAGCTGACGCTCGCGGCGAGTCCGTACCCGTCCACGCCGCAGCTGATGAACGACTGCCTGCTCGCGTGCGTCGATGACGTGCTGCTTCGAATGCACCCCGACGGCATGGTCTTCACGCGTGCTCAATTCGAGGCCGTGCGCGATCGCGTGTCGTCGTCGGTCATGGATGCCATGTTCGAGGTGGTCTCACTCACGGCACGCATTCTCACGGCAGCGCGTGAGGCCGACAAAGCGCTGAAGCGCGTGAGCAGCATGGCGCTAATTCCAGCGCTGACCGATGCCAAGCAGCAGCGTGAGGGTCTCGTGTTCGACGGGTTCGTGTCGAGGACCGGACGCGAGCACCTCCAGCATCTCCCGCGTTACCTTGCGGCGATTAAGCATCGCGCAGAGAAGCTCCCCGACAACCCGAACCGCGATCGCGTGTGGATGACAGACGTGCAGACCGTGACCCAGCGCTTCGAAGATGCTGGCGGCACCATTCCGCTTGCGCCCTTCGCAGCAGACAAGCTCGTGACCGCGCGCTGGCTCATTGAGGAACTGCGCGTGAGCTACTTCGCGCAGCACTTGGGCACCGCTCAAACGGTCTCGCCGCAGCGCATTCAGAAGGTGCTCACCGCCTGA
- a CDS encoding thioesterase family protein has protein sequence MTKPYYRDLGGLTFESTIHAQGAWNEHEQHMAPASGLLTHVIDGEFAKPGLRISRLSFEIYGIIHAGQFSVRTQVLRPGRTIELVQADMICGDRVAISARAWLLATSDTADISAIEDAPMQPLAAAAEWNGMSPWPGGYIESLEFRTLGEPRPGARQTWLRSQHPLVDIGDVSPLAHLVRLADTANGLSGREHPDRLLYPNVDLQIHVHRLPQGEWLGIDGVQQYGPDGVGLTSSILNDELGPFARTEQILTLRRR, from the coding sequence ATGACAAAGCCGTACTACCGCGACCTCGGCGGATTGACCTTTGAATCGACGATCCACGCCCAGGGGGCCTGGAACGAACACGAGCAGCACATGGCTCCAGCATCGGGGCTGCTGACGCACGTGATCGATGGGGAATTCGCGAAGCCGGGGCTGCGCATCTCCCGGCTGAGCTTCGAGATCTACGGGATCATTCACGCAGGACAGTTCAGCGTGCGCACTCAGGTGCTGCGCCCCGGCCGCACGATCGAGCTCGTGCAGGCCGACATGATCTGCGGTGATCGAGTCGCGATCTCGGCCCGCGCCTGGCTGCTCGCGACCTCAGACACTGCCGATATCTCGGCGATTGAGGATGCTCCCATGCAGCCGCTCGCCGCCGCGGCCGAGTGGAACGGTATGTCGCCGTGGCCCGGAGGCTATATTGAGTCGCTGGAATTCAGAACCCTCGGCGAGCCTCGTCCCGGCGCCAGGCAGACGTGGCTGCGGTCGCAGCATCCGCTTGTCGACATCGGTGATGTGTCGCCGCTCGCGCACCTCGTGAGACTTGCCGACACGGCAAATGGCCTCTCCGGTCGTGAGCATCCCGACCGGTTGCTGTACCCCAACGTCGATCTGCAGATTCACGTGCACCGCCTGCCGCAGGGCGAGTGGCTCGGCATCGACGGTGTTCAGCAGTACGGACCCGATGGCGTCGGGCTGACCTCAAGCATCCTGAACGATGAGCTCGGTCCGTTTGCACGCACAGAGCAGATTCTCACGTTGCGGCGGCGCTGA
- a CDS encoding ion transporter, giving the protein MMTSGETRDTAAAREAERISDAEALARHLDRPMGILGVIFVFIVLGQLLAENPVLITVLTVLSWGFWAIFVAEFLLRAYIARFQKAFWKRNWWQIIFLLVPFLRFFRALQAFRLVRLTRFARFGSVISAGIRGTRSAGRLLTGRIAWLGAVTAVVVLVSSQLLYLTGSYETYGQALHEAALATITGGGIDSTSALSQFLQIVLAVYSVVVFATLAGSLGAYFLRPQPSEQ; this is encoded by the coding sequence ATGATGACGAGCGGAGAGACACGGGATACCGCCGCGGCCCGCGAGGCAGAGCGCATCAGCGATGCCGAAGCGCTCGCGCGGCACCTCGACCGTCCCATGGGAATCCTCGGGGTCATCTTCGTCTTCATCGTGCTCGGTCAGCTTCTCGCCGAGAACCCCGTTCTCATCACGGTGCTGACGGTCCTCAGCTGGGGCTTCTGGGCAATCTTCGTCGCCGAATTCCTTCTGCGCGCGTACATCGCTCGATTTCAGAAGGCCTTCTGGAAGCGAAACTGGTGGCAGATCATCTTCCTCCTCGTACCGTTCCTGCGGTTCTTTCGGGCGCTGCAGGCGTTTCGCCTCGTGCGGCTGACGCGATTCGCGCGCTTCGGCAGCGTCATCTCGGCCGGTATCCGCGGAACGCGTTCGGCAGGACGACTGCTCACGGGACGCATTGCCTGGCTCGGCGCGGTCACCGCCGTCGTCGTGCTGGTGTCGAGTCAGCTGCTGTACCTCACCGGCTCATACGAGACGTATGGGCAGGCACTGCACGAGGCCGCACTGGCAACGATTACGGGCGGCGGCATCGACAGCACGAGCGCGCTCTCGCAGTTTCTGCAGATCGTTCTCGCCGTGTACTCCGTCGTGGTGTTCGCCACTCTCGCCGGCTCACTCGGCGCCTACTTTCTGCGGCCGCAGCCCTCAGAGCAGTAG
- the nrdE gene encoding class 1b ribonucleoside-diphosphate reductase subunit alpha: MDYHSLNAMLNLYGANGEIQFDKDREAAREFFLQHVNQNTVFFHSLKERLDYLVEKEYYEKDVLDQYSFEFIQKLNDLAYSKKFRFQTFLGAFKYYTSYTLKTFDGKRYLERFEDRVVMTALGLAQGDEKLAIDLVEEIISGRFQPATPTFLNTGKAQRGELVSCFLLRIEDNMESISRGINSSLQLSKRGGGVALLLSNIRESGAPIKQIENQSSGIIPVMKLLEDSFSYANQLGARQGAGAVYLNAHHPDILRFLDTKRENADEKIRIKTLSLGVVVPDITFELAKKGEDMYLFSPYDVERVYGVPFGDISVSEKYQEMVDDPRIKKSKINAREFFQTLAEIQFESGYPYIVFEDTVNRANPIKGRINMSNLCSEILQVNTPTTYNTDLSYDQIGKDISCNLGSQNIALTMDSPDFGKSIETAIRGLTSVSDQSHISSVRSIEDGNDRSHAIGLGQMNLHGYLAREHVHYGSEEGIDFTNIYFYTVLFHALRASNAIAKERGETFDGFADSKYASGEFFDKYTDQVWEPQTERVRELFADVHIPTQEDWAALKADVQEHGIYNQNLQAVPPTGSISYINNSTSSIHPIASKIEIRKEGKIGRVYYPAPFMTNDNLEYYTDAYEIGYEKIIDTYAAATQHVDQGLSLTLFFKDTATTRDINRAQIYAWRKGIKTIYYIRLRQLALEGTDVSECVSCML; encoded by the coding sequence ATGGACTACCACTCGCTCAACGCCATGCTCAATCTGTATGGAGCGAATGGCGAGATTCAGTTCGACAAGGACAGGGAAGCGGCTCGCGAGTTCTTCCTGCAGCACGTCAATCAGAACACCGTCTTCTTTCACTCGCTCAAGGAGCGCCTTGACTACCTCGTCGAGAAGGAGTATTACGAGAAGGACGTTCTTGACCAGTACTCCTTTGAGTTCATCCAGAAGCTCAATGACCTGGCCTATTCGAAGAAGTTCCGTTTCCAGACCTTCCTCGGCGCTTTCAAGTACTACACGTCGTACACTCTGAAGACGTTCGATGGCAAACGCTACCTCGAGCGGTTCGAGGACCGCGTCGTCATGACGGCTCTCGGCCTCGCGCAGGGCGACGAGAAGCTGGCGATCGACCTGGTCGAAGAGATCATCTCCGGGCGCTTCCAGCCGGCGACTCCGACGTTCCTCAACACGGGCAAGGCCCAGCGCGGCGAACTCGTCTCGTGCTTCCTGCTGCGCATCGAAGACAACATGGAGTCGATCTCACGCGGGATCAACTCGTCGCTTCAGCTCTCGAAGCGAGGTGGAGGAGTTGCGCTGCTGCTGTCGAACATCCGTGAGTCGGGCGCCCCAATCAAGCAGATCGAGAACCAGTCCTCTGGCATCATTCCGGTCATGAAGCTGCTCGAAGACTCCTTCAGCTACGCGAACCAGCTCGGAGCGCGTCAGGGAGCCGGTGCCGTCTACCTCAACGCGCACCACCCCGACATTCTGCGCTTCCTCGACACCAAGCGAGAGAACGCTGACGAGAAGATTCGCATCAAGACGCTCTCTCTCGGAGTTGTGGTTCCCGACATCACGTTCGAACTCGCCAAGAAGGGCGAGGACATGTACCTGTTCTCGCCATACGATGTCGAGCGTGTCTACGGAGTTCCCTTCGGCGACATCTCGGTGAGTGAGAAGTACCAGGAGATGGTCGACGACCCGCGCATCAAGAAGTCGAAGATCAATGCGCGCGAGTTCTTCCAGACGCTCGCGGAGATTCAGTTCGAATCGGGCTACCCCTACATCGTGTTCGAGGACACGGTCAACCGTGCGAACCCGATCAAGGGTCGCATCAACATGTCGAACCTGTGCTCGGAGATCCTGCAGGTCAACACGCCGACGACATACAACACCGACCTGTCGTACGACCAGATCGGCAAGGACATTTCGTGCAACCTCGGGTCGCAGAACATCGCTCTCACGATGGACTCGCCCGACTTCGGCAAGAGCATCGAGACGGCGATCCGCGGCCTCACGTCGGTGTCCGACCAGAGCCACATCAGCTCAGTTCGCTCTATCGAGGACGGCAATGACCGCTCGCACGCCATCGGCCTCGGCCAGATGAACCTGCACGGTTACCTCGCCCGTGAGCACGTGCACTACGGCAGCGAAGAAGGCATCGACTTCACGAACATCTACTTCTACACGGTGCTGTTCCATGCGCTGCGCGCCTCCAACGCGATCGCGAAGGAGCGCGGCGAAACCTTTGATGGGTTTGCCGACTCGAAGTACGCCTCGGGTGAGTTCTTCGACAAGTACACGGATCAGGTGTGGGAGCCGCAGACAGAGCGCGTGCGCGAGCTGTTCGCCGATGTTCACATTCCCACCCAGGAGGACTGGGCGGCGCTCAAGGCCGACGTGCAGGAGCACGGCATCTACAACCAGAACCTTCAGGCTGTGCCCCCGACGGGATCGATCTCGTACATCAACAACTCCACGTCGTCGATTCACCCGATCGCGTCGAAGATCGAGATTCGCAAGGAAGGCAAGATCGGCCGCGTGTACTACCCGGCGCCGTTCATGACGAACGACAACCTGGAGTACTACACCGACGCGTACGAGATCGGCTACGAGAAGATCATCGACACGTACGCTGCGGCAACTCAGCACGTCGATCAGGGTCTGTCGCTGACGCTGTTCTTCAAGGACACCGCTACGACTCGAGACATCAACCGTGCGCAGATCTACGCATGGCGCAAGGGCATCAAGACGATCTACTACATTCGTCTCCGTCAGCTGGCCCTCGAGGGCACTGACGTGTCCGAGTGCGTCTCCTGCATGTTGTGA
- a CDS encoding WhiB family transcriptional regulator, which produces MALPEYRSGVPDDWFVDPVQLGVPGVRRDVDDDNPLAWQADALCAQTDPEAFFPEKGGSTRDAKRICDSCEVRSECLEYALMNDERFGIWGGLSERERRRLKKRAS; this is translated from the coding sequence ATGGCACTGCCAGAATATCGTTCCGGAGTTCCCGATGACTGGTTCGTCGACCCGGTTCAGTTGGGGGTCCCTGGAGTTCGGCGGGATGTCGATGATGACAATCCGCTGGCGTGGCAGGCAGATGCGCTGTGTGCTCAGACCGATCCCGAGGCGTTCTTTCCCGAGAAGGGCGGCTCGACGCGTGATGCCAAGCGCATCTGCGACAGTTGTGAAGTTCGGTCCGAGTGCCTGGAGTATGCGCTCATGAATGACGAGCGATTCGGCATTTGGGGCGGCTTGTCTGAACGTGAACGCCGGAGGCTCAAGAAGCGGGCGAGCTGA
- a CDS encoding sulfurtransferase: protein MTSALVTPRQLRGMLEGSSTVRLLDVRWRLDSPHGRAEYEREHLPGAVYVDLDTDLAALGKPATEGRHPLPDIAALQETARRLGICYGDTVIAYDAWNNMGAARAWWLLGWAGIRDVRVVNGGIAAWQAAGLPVESGDVVPARGDVDLMPGSRPTLTMDEAAALADDGVLTDSRAEERFRGETEPLDPRAGHIPGAANVPAASYLRDGIFADADELAHVFREIGVEPGVEVGTYCGSGVTAAHTALALHEIGVTASLFPGSWSQWSNHSDRPVATGR, encoded by the coding sequence ATGACATCGGCCCTTGTGACGCCCCGGCAGCTTCGAGGGATGCTGGAGGGCTCGTCGACTGTGCGGCTTCTCGACGTGCGCTGGAGGCTCGACAGCCCGCATGGCAGGGCGGAGTATGAGCGCGAGCATCTTCCCGGCGCCGTCTACGTGGACCTCGACACCGATCTCGCTGCTCTGGGGAAACCGGCGACCGAGGGGCGCCACCCGCTTCCGGACATCGCTGCGCTGCAGGAGACCGCACGAAGGCTGGGAATCTGCTACGGCGATACGGTGATCGCGTACGACGCGTGGAACAACATGGGCGCGGCACGCGCGTGGTGGCTGCTCGGCTGGGCAGGAATCCGCGACGTGCGCGTCGTGAACGGCGGCATCGCCGCGTGGCAGGCTGCGGGTCTGCCGGTCGAGAGTGGAGACGTGGTGCCCGCGCGCGGCGACGTTGACCTGATGCCCGGGAGTCGGCCGACGCTCACGATGGATGAGGCGGCTGCGCTCGCCGACGACGGAGTGCTCACCGACTCGCGTGCCGAGGAGCGCTTCCGCGGGGAAACGGAGCCGTTGGACCCTCGCGCCGGACACATTCCCGGGGCAGCCAATGTTCCTGCGGCGTCGTACCTGCGCGACGGCATCTTCGCAGACGCAGATGAGCTGGCGCACGTGTTTCGCGAGATCGGAGTCGAACCGGGAGTCGAGGTCGGCACCTATTGTGGCTCAGGAGTTACGGCGGCCCATACCGCTCTCGCGCTGCACGAGATCGGAGTGACAGCCTCCCTCTTTCCCGGATCGTGGAGCCAATGGTCGAACCACAGTGATCGCCCTGTCGCGACGGGACGGTGA
- the galE gene encoding UDP-glucose 4-epimerase GalE, with translation MAWLVTGGAGYIGAHVVRAFRAEGIDVVVLDNLSSGHADFVPDSVPFVRGSILDREMLERTLREHNVTGVVHVAGFKYAGVSVQKPLHTYEQNVTGTAILLEAMQSTGVDKIVFSSSAAVYGTPDVDLVTEDTPKAPESPYGESKLIGEWMLRDQEIAMGLAHTSLRYFNVVGSGYSDVYDTSPHNLFPLVFDALLGGQTPRINGDDYPTPDGTCVRDYIHVADLAASHVSAAKSLDAGQVLEPVYNLGSGDGVSVGQIMATVAEVTGIDFTPEIAPRRAGDPARIVSTGESAARDLDWVMRHSLADMVSSAWSARRSAQ, from the coding sequence ATGGCCTGGCTGGTCACCGGAGGCGCCGGGTACATCGGCGCGCACGTCGTTCGGGCGTTCCGCGCCGAGGGCATCGACGTGGTCGTGCTCGACAATCTCTCCAGCGGCCATGCTGACTTCGTTCCCGACTCGGTGCCGTTCGTGCGCGGCTCAATCCTCGACAGAGAGATGCTCGAGCGAACGCTCCGCGAGCACAACGTCACGGGTGTTGTTCACGTCGCCGGGTTCAAGTACGCCGGCGTTTCTGTTCAGAAGCCGCTGCACACGTACGAGCAGAACGTCACGGGCACCGCCATCCTTCTCGAGGCGATGCAGAGCACGGGAGTCGACAAGATCGTGTTCTCCTCGAGCGCCGCCGTCTACGGCACGCCTGACGTGGATCTCGTTACCGAGGACACTCCGAAAGCTCCCGAGTCGCCCTACGGCGAGTCCAAGCTCATTGGCGAATGGATGCTGCGGGACCAGGAAATCGCGATGGGGCTCGCCCACACGTCGCTGCGTTACTTCAATGTCGTCGGCTCGGGCTACTCCGACGTGTACGACACGAGCCCGCACAACCTGTTTCCCCTCGTCTTCGACGCGCTGCTCGGGGGCCAGACGCCGCGCATCAACGGCGATGACTACCCGACCCCGGACGGAACCTGCGTGCGCGACTACATTCACGTCGCCGATCTCGCCGCCTCGCATGTTTCGGCGGCGAAGAGTCTGGATGCTGGTCAGGTGCTTGAGCCTGTCTACAACCTGGGGTCAGGCGACGGCGTCTCTGTCGGGCAGATCATGGCGACCGTCGCCGAGGTGACCGGAATCGACTTCACGCCGGAGATCGCGCCTCGCCGCGCCGGCGACCCCGCGCGAATCGTGTCGACGGGGGAGAGCGCGGCCCGTGATCTCGACTGGGTGATGCGCCACAGCCTCGCCGACATGGTCTCGAGCGCGTGGAGCGCACGTCGCTCAGCACAATGA
- the nrdF gene encoding class 1b ribonucleoside-diphosphate reductase subunit beta: MTPPEKLKLVEQVQAINWNRIEDEKDVEVWHRLTGNFWLPEKVPLSNDVQSWNTLTEQEQVLTMRVFTGLTLLDTIQGTVGAVSLIPDAVTPHEEAVYTNIAFMESVHAKSYSSIFSTLCSTKEIDEAFRWSVENDNLQRKAAIIMDYYRGDEPLKRKVASTLLESFLFYSGFYLPMYWSSRAKLTNTADLIRLIIRDEAVHGYYIGYKYQKGVEKLGEAEQQELKDYTFNLLYELYENEVQYTQDLYDGVGLTEDVKKFLHYNANKALMNLGYEPMFPKTVTDVNPSILSALSPNADENHDFFSGSGSSYVIGKAVSTEDEDWDF, encoded by the coding sequence GTGACCCCTCCCGAGAAGTTGAAGCTGGTCGAGCAGGTGCAGGCCATCAACTGGAACCGCATCGAGGACGAAAAGGACGTCGAGGTGTGGCACCGCCTCACCGGGAACTTCTGGCTACCCGAGAAGGTGCCGCTCTCGAACGATGTCCAGTCGTGGAACACGCTCACCGAGCAGGAACAGGTGCTCACGATGCGCGTGTTCACGGGGCTGACGCTGCTCGACACCATTCAGGGCACGGTCGGCGCCGTCTCGCTCATTCCCGACGCTGTCACACCGCACGAAGAGGCCGTGTACACGAACATCGCGTTCATGGAGTCCGTGCACGCGAAGAGCTACTCGTCCATCTTCTCGACGCTGTGCTCGACGAAGGAGATCGACGAGGCGTTCCGCTGGTCGGTCGAGAACGACAACCTTCAGCGCAAGGCAGCGATCATCATGGATTACTACCGTGGTGACGAACCGCTCAAGCGCAAGGTCGCCTCGACGCTGCTCGAGTCGTTCTTGTTCTACTCGGGCTTCTACCTGCCCATGTACTGGTCGAGCCGGGCCAAGCTCACCAACACGGCAGACCTCATTCGCCTGATCATCCGCGATGAGGCCGTGCACGGCTACTACATCGGCTACAAGTACCAGAAGGGCGTCGAGAAGCTCGGCGAGGCAGAGCAGCAGGAGCTCAAGGACTACACGTTCAACCTGCTCTACGAGCTCTACGAGAACGAGGTGCAGTACACGCAGGATCTCTATGACGGCGTCGGTCTGACCGAAGACGTGAAGAAGTTTCTGCACTACAACGCCAACAAGGCGCTCATGAACCTCGGATACGAGCCGATGTTCCCCAAGACGGTCACCGACGTGAATCCGTCGATCCTCTCAGCGCTCTCGCCGAACGCCGACGAGAACCACGACTTCTTCTCGGGGTCGGGATCGTCGTACGTCATCGGCAAGGCCGTGTCGACCGAAGACGAGGACTGGGACTTCTAG